One genomic region from Remersonia thermophila strain ATCC 22073 chromosome 1, whole genome shotgun sequence encodes:
- a CDS encoding 40S ribosomal protein uS10, protein MSYQKAEKDFGEAPKVHKIRITLTSRKVAALEKVCTELIERAKNKDLRVKGPVRLPTKRLKITTRKTPCGEGSKTWDTFEMRVHKRLIDLTAPTEIVKQIIINIEAGVEVEVTIAA, encoded by the exons ATGTCGTACcagaaggccgagaaggactTTGGCGAGGCCCCCAAGGTCCACAAGATCC gcATCACCCTCACCTCCCGcaaggtcgccgccctcgagaaggTCTGCACCGAGCTCATTGAGCGCGCCAAGAACAAGGACCTCCGCGTCAAGGGCCCCGTCCGCCTGCCCACCAAGCGTCTCAAGATCACCACCCGCAAGACCCCTTGCGGTGAGGGTTCCAAGACCTGGGACACCTTCGAGATGCGCGTCCACAAGCGCCTCATCGACCTGACCGCCCCGACCGAGATCGTCAAGCAgatcatcatcaacatcgaggccggcgtcgaggtcgaggtcacCATCGCGGCTTAA